The Coffea arabica cultivar ET-39 chromosome 9e, Coffea Arabica ET-39 HiFi, whole genome shotgun sequence genome has a window encoding:
- the LOC113710732 gene encoding 5'-adenylylsulfate reductase 3, chloroplastic has protein sequence MALAFSSSPAIHGSLSSSHEQSKVGSQFGSFQHLDRPHILSASLNVSRRRSAAVKPLNAAEPKRNKSIVPSAATIVAPEVGDKVEEEDYEKLAKELENASPLEIMDKALAKFGNDIAIAFSGAEDVALIEYARLTGRPFRVFSLDTGRLNPETYKFFDTVERHYGIHIEYMFPDAVEVQALVRSKGLFSFYEDGHQECCRVRKVRPLRRALKGLRAWITGQRKDQSPGTRSEVPVVQVDPAFEGLDGGLGSLVKWNPVASVDGKDIWNFLRAMNVPVNLLHSQGYVSIGCEPCTRPVLPGQHEREGRWWWEDAKAKECGLHKGNLKQDTLNGNGNGAVHANGSTTVADIFDTKNIVSLSRPGIENLLKLDDRREPWLVVLYAPWCQFCQAMEGSYVELAEKLAGSGVKVAKFRADGDQKTFAQKELQLGSFPTILFFPKNSTRPIKYPTENRDVDSLMAFVNALR, from the exons ATGGCTTTGGCTTTTAGTTCTTCACCTGCCATTCATGGTTCTTTATCTTCTTCCCATGAGCAAAGTAAAG TGGGCTCGCAGTTTGGTTCTTTTCAGCATTTGGATCGGCCGCATATTTTATCAGCTTCGCTGAATGTTTCCAGGAGGCGGTCGGCGGCGGTTAAGCCGTTGAATGCGGCTGAGCCGAAGAGAAATAAGTCCATTGTTCCATCCGCAGCAACCATTGTTGCGCCAG AGGTCGGGGACAAAGTTGAGGAAGAGGATTACGAGAAATTGGCCAAGGAGCTTGAAAATGCATCACCACTTGAGATTATGGACAAAGCCCTGGCTAAGTTTGGAAATGATATTGCTATAGCTTTCAG TGGTGCAGAAGACGTGGCTTTGATTGAGTATGCACGATTGACTGGTAGACCATTCAGAGTATTTAGTTTGGACACTGGGAGGTTGAATCCCGAGACATATAAATTTTTTGATACGGTTGAGAGGCACTATGGGATTCACATTGAGTACATGTTTCCTGATGCTGTTGAAGTTCAGGCTTTAGTTAGGAGCAAGGGGCTTTTCTCTTTCTATGAAGATGGTCACCAAGAGTGCTGCCGCGTGAGAAAGGTCAGGCCCCTGAGGAGAGCCCTCAAGGGATTGCGTGCCTGGATCACTGGTCAGCGTAAAGATCAGTCCCCGGGTACTCGATCTGAGGTCCCTGTTGTTCAGGTGGATCCTGCTTTTGAGGGCCTGGATGGTGGATTAGGCAGTTTAGTTAAGTGGAACCCTGTGGCAAGTGTTGATGGCAAGGATATTTGGAATTTCCTGCGGGCCATGAATGTGCCTGTCAACCTTTTGCACTCACAAGGTTACGTCTCAATTGGATGTGAGCCGTGCACAAGGCCTGTCCTGCCTGGGCAACACGAGAGAGAAGGAAGGTGGTGGTGGGAAGATGCCAAGGCTAAAGAATGCGGTCTACACAAGGGCAACCTGAAGCAGGATACTCTGAATGGCAATGGAAATGGGGCTGTCCATGCAAATGGAAGCACAACTGTTGCTGATATTTTTGATACGAAGAATATTGTGAGCTTGAGCAGGCCTGGGATTGAGAATTTGCTAAAGTTGGACGATAGAAGAGAGCCTTGGCTTGTTGTGCTTTATGCACCTTGGTGCCAGTTTTGCCAG GCAATGGAAGGATCATATGTCGAGTTGGCCGAGAAGTTGGCCGGTTCTGGTGTGAAGGTTGCAAAGTTCAGAGCAGATGGTGACCAAAAAACATTTGCACAGAAAGAATTGCAACTTGGCAGCTTCCCAACTATTCTCTTTTTCCCCAAGAACTCCACTCGGCCCATAAAGTATCCAACCGAGAATAGAGATGTTGATTCTCTGATGGCCTTCGTGAATGCACTCCGGTAA
- the LOC113710273 gene encoding glucan endo-1,3-beta-glucosidase 1-like yields MANSELSFSVLCIVCIIFASLSYLIPGIKAQQGHEEPYVGVNLGTDVSNLLSPADLVAFLQLQKITHLRLYDADADILKALAKTKIRVIISVPNNQLLAIGSSNTTAAAWVGRNVAAYYPQTLITAIAVGDEVLTTIPSSAPLLVPAIESLYSALVASNLHTEIKVSTPCAASIVLDPFPPSQAFFNQSLSSVISQLLQFLSRTKSPMMMNLYPYYVFMQNKGVVPLDNSLFKPLTPSKEMVDPNTLLHYTNVLDAMIDSVYFSMKNLNVTDVVILVTETGWPSKGDSKEPCATIDNADTYNSNLIKHVFDRSGTPLHPEITSSAYLYELFNEDLRSPPVSEANWGLFYGNSTPVYLLHVSGSGTFLANDTTNQTYCIAADGVDTKTMQTALDWACGPGRANCSEIQPGESCYQPNNVKDHASYAFDSYYQKEGKAGSSCDFKGVAMITTSDPSHGSCIFPGSKKLSNKTSQQVVNSTQASGAVTIRFSSLHGTRLSASMGFDIILGVTFCLFYSLLLP; encoded by the exons ATGGCAAATTCTGAGCTAAGCTTCTCTGTTCTCTGCATTGTCTGCATTATATTCGCATCACTGTCCTATCTCATCCCAG GGATAAAGGCACAACAAGGCCACGAAGAGCCATATGTCGGAGTGAACCTAGGCACAGATGTGTCGAATCTACTTTCGCCAGCAGACTTGGTTGCTTTTTTGCAGTTGCAAAAGATTACTCACTTGAGGCTTTATGATGCAGATGCTGATATTCTCAAAGCACTGGCTAAAACCAAGATTAGAGTCATCATCAGTGTGCCCAATAATCAGCTTCTTGCAATTGGATCGTCTAATACCACTGCAGCCGCTTGGGTTGGTAGAAATGTGGCAGCATATTATCCACAAACTTTAATCACTGCCATTGCAGTTGGTGATGAAGTGTTAACAACAATTCCCAGTTCAGCCCCTTTGCTTGTGCCTGCAATTGAGTCACTTTACAGTGCTTTAGTGGCTTCAAATTTGCATACTGAAATTAAGGTTTCAACTCCTTGTGCTGCCTCTATTGTTTTAGACCCTTTTCCACCTTCTCAGGCATTTTTCAACCAATCCTTGAGCTCGGTTATTTCTCAGCTGCTGCAGTTTTTGTCGAGAACCAAATCACCTATGATGATGAATTTGTATCCTTACTATGTCTTTATGCAGAACAAAGGGGTTGTTCCCTTAGATAATTCACTTTTTAAGCCCTTGACACCATCCAAAGAAATGGTTGACCCCAATACTTTGCTCCATTACACCAATGTTCTTGATGCTATGATTGATTCTgtgtatttttcaatgaagaatCTTAATGTTACTGATGTTGTGATTCTGGTTACTGAGACTGGTTGGCCTTCAAAGGGGGATTCGAAAGAGCCTTGTGCTACAATTGACAATGCTGATACTTATAATTCCAATTTGATTAAGCATGTTTTTGATCGTAGCGGGACACCATTGCATCCAGAAATCACCTCTAGTGCTTATTTGTATGAGTTGTTCAATGAGGATTTGAGGTCACCGCCGGTTTCTGAGGCTAATTGGGGGCTGTTTTATGGGAATTCGACACCGGTTTACTTGCTTCATGTCTCTGGAAGTGGTACATTTTTAGCTAATGACACTACTAATCAAACTTATTGTATAGCCGCGGATGGAGTTGATACAAAGACTATGCAAACTGCTTTGGACTGGGCTTGTGGACCTGGAAGGGCGAATTGTTCAGAGATTCAGCCAGGAGAGAGTTGTTATCAGCCTAATAATGTGAAAGACCATGCTTCTTATGCATTTGATAGCTATTACCAAAAGGAAGGGAAGGCTGGTAGTTCTTGTGATTTCAAGGGTGTGGCCATGATAACAACCAGTGATCCAA GTCACGGGAGTTGTATATTTCCTGGAAG CAAGAAGTTAAGCAATAAAACAAGCCAGCAGGTAGTGAACTCAACACAAGCTAGTGGTGCAGTTACAATAAGATTCAGCAGTCTTCATGGTACCAGATTAAGTGCCTCCATGGGCTTTGACATCATCTTGGGGGTcactttttgtttattttattcattgCTCCTTCCATAG
- the LOC113709307 gene encoding uncharacterized protein isoform X1, with amino-acid sequence MRQFLSPKIKPTPAIFFPFLLLKSSTAIPKTQSLPMSWTCSVCTFINPSSHQKPTCQICLSSQPSSSLALSQSPSPTKPKWACKACTFLNQYDNSSCEVCGTRASASLLSILENDDDDFDELGSGVGDVFLPLRACNSGSTSNKNKRKIWESSIGDANDLADSGNDFRGVKAASREVQCVAGETGLDRGNKPVKIMSYNVWFREELEMHKRMEALGDLIQLHSPDIICFQEVTPNIYEVFQQSSWWKLYRCSVSDDEAFTRAYFCLQLCKLSVKSYSCRPFANSVMGRELCIAEVNVQTERTMIVATSHLESPCPAPPKWDQMYSKERVNQAKEAIKFLEKNPNVIFCGDMNWDDKLDGQFPLSDGWVDAWVQLRPSENGWTYDTKSNKMLSGNRTLQKRLDRFVCNLRDFKISEIEMIGMDEIAGLSYCKEKKVKNEVKKLMLPVLPSDHYGLLLTICPQQRK; translated from the exons ATGCGCCAGTTTCTCTCCCCAAAAATCAAACCGACCCCGGCCATCTTCTTTCCCTTCCTCCTTCTCAAAAGCTCTACTGCAATTCCAAAGACTCAATCTTTACCAATGTCTTGGACGTGTTCGGTCTGCACTTTCATCAATCCTTCATCCCACCAAAAACCCACTTGCCAAATCTGCCTTTCATCACAGCCCTCATCATCGTTAGCATTATCACAGTCACCATCGCCCACAAAGCCCAAATGGGCTTGCAAAGCTTGCACCTTTCTGAACCAGTATGATAATAGCAGTTGTGAAGTATGTGGGACCAGGGCCTCTGCTTCATTGTTATCTATTCTTGAGAACGATGATGATGATTTTGATGAGCTTGGTTCTGGTGTTGGCGATGTTTTCTTGCCTTTGAGGGCTTGCAATAGTGGCAGTACAAGTAATAAGAATAAGAGGAAAATTTGGGAGAGCTCAATTGGGGATGCTAATGATTTGGCTGATTCTGGTAACGATTTTAGGGGTGTCAAGGCTGCTAGTAGGGAAGTTCAATGTGTAG CAGGTGAAACTGGCTTAGATAGAGGCAATAAACCAGTTAAAATTATGAGTTACAATGTTTGGTTTCGAGAGGAATTGGAGATGCATAAGAGGATGGAAGCTCTGGGTGACCTTATTCAGCTGCATTCCCCGGATATAATATGCTTTCAG GAGGTTACCCCAAACATTTACGAGGTTTTCCAGCAATCCAGCTGGTGGAAGTTGTATCGTTGCTCTGTCtcagatgacgaggcatttacAAGGGCATATTTCTGCTTGCAG TTATGCAAGCTTTCGGTGAAATCCTACAGCTGTAGACCTTTTGCTAATTCTGTTATGGGAAGAGAACTTTGTATTGCTGAAGTAAATGTTCAGACTGAAAGGACAATGATTGTTGCAACTAGCCATCTTGAGAGTCCTTGCCCTGCACCTCCCAAATGGGATCAGATGTACAGCAAGGAACGTGTCAATCAGGCAAAAGAGGCCATAAAATTTTTGGAGAAGAATCCCAATGTTATCTTTTGTGGTGATATGAACTGGGATGACAAATTGGATGGTCAGTTTCCATTATCTGATGGATGGGTTGATGCTTGGGTGCAGCTTCGGCCTTCAGAAAATGGTTGGACATATGACACCAAGTCCAACAAGATGTTAAGTGGCAATCGAACTCTACAAAAACGCTTAGATCGATTTGTTTGCAATTTACGAGATTTCAAGATAAGTGAGATTGAGATGATTGGGATGGATGAAATTGCCGGCTTATCATATTGCAAAGAgaagaaagtgaaaaatgaggtgaagaAATTGATGCTTCCTGTTTTACCTAGCGATCACTATGGGTTGCTCTTGACAATCTGTCCCCAGCAGCGCAAGTAG
- the LOC113709307 gene encoding uncharacterized protein isoform X2 yields the protein MRQFLSPKIKPTPAIFFPFLLLKSSTAIPKTQSLPMSWTCSVCTFINPSSHQKPTCQICLSSQPSSSLALSQSPSPTKPKWACKACTFLNQYDNSSCEVCGTRASASLLSILENDDDDFDELGSGVGDVFLPLRACNSGSTSNKNKRKIWESSIGDANDLADSGNDFRGVKAASREVQCVGETGLDRGNKPVKIMSYNVWFREELEMHKRMEALGDLIQLHSPDIICFQEVTPNIYEVFQQSSWWKLYRCSVSDDEAFTRAYFCLQLCKLSVKSYSCRPFANSVMGRELCIAEVNVQTERTMIVATSHLESPCPAPPKWDQMYSKERVNQAKEAIKFLEKNPNVIFCGDMNWDDKLDGQFPLSDGWVDAWVQLRPSENGWTYDTKSNKMLSGNRTLQKRLDRFVCNLRDFKISEIEMIGMDEIAGLSYCKEKKVKNEVKKLMLPVLPSDHYGLLLTICPQQRK from the exons ATGCGCCAGTTTCTCTCCCCAAAAATCAAACCGACCCCGGCCATCTTCTTTCCCTTCCTCCTTCTCAAAAGCTCTACTGCAATTCCAAAGACTCAATCTTTACCAATGTCTTGGACGTGTTCGGTCTGCACTTTCATCAATCCTTCATCCCACCAAAAACCCACTTGCCAAATCTGCCTTTCATCACAGCCCTCATCATCGTTAGCATTATCACAGTCACCATCGCCCACAAAGCCCAAATGGGCTTGCAAAGCTTGCACCTTTCTGAACCAGTATGATAATAGCAGTTGTGAAGTATGTGGGACCAGGGCCTCTGCTTCATTGTTATCTATTCTTGAGAACGATGATGATGATTTTGATGAGCTTGGTTCTGGTGTTGGCGATGTTTTCTTGCCTTTGAGGGCTTGCAATAGTGGCAGTACAAGTAATAAGAATAAGAGGAAAATTTGGGAGAGCTCAATTGGGGATGCTAATGATTTGGCTGATTCTGGTAACGATTTTAGGGGTGTCAAGGCTGCTAGTAGGGAAGTTCAATGTGTAG GTGAAACTGGCTTAGATAGAGGCAATAAACCAGTTAAAATTATGAGTTACAATGTTTGGTTTCGAGAGGAATTGGAGATGCATAAGAGGATGGAAGCTCTGGGTGACCTTATTCAGCTGCATTCCCCGGATATAATATGCTTTCAG GAGGTTACCCCAAACATTTACGAGGTTTTCCAGCAATCCAGCTGGTGGAAGTTGTATCGTTGCTCTGTCtcagatgacgaggcatttacAAGGGCATATTTCTGCTTGCAG TTATGCAAGCTTTCGGTGAAATCCTACAGCTGTAGACCTTTTGCTAATTCTGTTATGGGAAGAGAACTTTGTATTGCTGAAGTAAATGTTCAGACTGAAAGGACAATGATTGTTGCAACTAGCCATCTTGAGAGTCCTTGCCCTGCACCTCCCAAATGGGATCAGATGTACAGCAAGGAACGTGTCAATCAGGCAAAAGAGGCCATAAAATTTTTGGAGAAGAATCCCAATGTTATCTTTTGTGGTGATATGAACTGGGATGACAAATTGGATGGTCAGTTTCCATTATCTGATGGATGGGTTGATGCTTGGGTGCAGCTTCGGCCTTCAGAAAATGGTTGGACATATGACACCAAGTCCAACAAGATGTTAAGTGGCAATCGAACTCTACAAAAACGCTTAGATCGATTTGTTTGCAATTTACGAGATTTCAAGATAAGTGAGATTGAGATGATTGGGATGGATGAAATTGCCGGCTTATCATATTGCAAAGAgaagaaagtgaaaaatgaggtgaagaAATTGATGCTTCCTGTTTTACCTAGCGATCACTATGGGTTGCTCTTGACAATCTGTCCCCAGCAGCGCAAGTAG
- the LOC113709306 gene encoding L-ascorbate oxidase homolog → MRDCKIFCSLISSCILLVSVLNGANADNPYRFYTWKITYGDIYPLGVKQQGILINGQFPGPHIDCVTNDNLIISVYNYLNEPFLISWNGIQHRKNSWQDGVQGTTCPIPPGKNFTYILQAKDQIGTYFYFPSLGLHKAAGGFGSIKIYSRPQIPVPFPPPAGDFIVLAGDWFKKSHRQLRYILDSGHSLPFPDGLLINGRGWNGYTFTVEQGKTYRFRISNVGIATSINFRIQGHSMKLVEVEGSHTLQNYYTSLDIHLGQSCSVLVTANQPARDYYIVVSSRFTSRVLTTTAVLHYKNSFTRVSGPPPGGPTIDIASSLSQARSIRWNLTASAPRPNPQGSYHYGLIKPSRTIILANSAPYINGKLRYAVNSVSYVPADTPLKLADYFKIGGVFNLGSMPDKPSWGNAYFATAVMHADYRAFIEIVFQNWENTVQSWHIDGFNFFVVGMDGGQWTPASRSKYNLRDTVSRCTTQVYPRSWTAIYLALDNVGMWNIRSENWERQYLGQQFYLRVYTPSNSLRDEYPIPRNALLCGRASGRHTRPLF, encoded by the exons aTGAGGGACTGCAAGATTTTTTGTTCTCTCATTAGCAGTTGCATTCTTCTTGTTTCTGTTCTCAATGGAGCAAATGCTGATAACCCATATAGGTTCTACACTTGGAAAATCACTTATGGTGATATCTACCCATTGGGTGTCAAACAACAG GGAATCTTGATAAATGGGCAGTTTCCAGGGCCACACATTGACTGTGTCACCAATGATAACTTGATTATCAGTGTTTACAACTACTTGAACGAGCCTTTCCTTATTTCTTG GAATGGCATACAGCATAGGAAAAACTCGTGGCAGGATGGAGTTCAAGGCACCACCTGCCCAATACCGCCAGGGAAAAACTTCACTTACATACTACAGGCAAAGGACCAGATAGGTACCTATTTCTACTTTCCATCGCTTGGGCTCCATAAGGCTGCAGGAGGTTTTGGTTCAATAAAAATTTATAGCCGTCCTCAGATACCGGTACCATTCCCTCCCCCTGCTGGTGATTTTATTGTACTAGCTGGGGATTGGTTCAAGAAAAGTCACCGA CAATTAAGGTATATCTTGGATAGCGGTCACAGTCTCCCCTTCCCGGATGGGCTTCTGATTAATGGTCGCGGATGGAATGGTTACACATTTACAGTTGAGCAAG GTAAAACATACCGGTTTAGAATATCAAATGTTGGGATTGCTACTTCCATTAACTTCAGAATCCAGGGACATTCAATGAAACTGGTGGAGGTTGAAGGATCTCATACGCTCCAAAACTACTACACCTCCCTTGACATTCATCTTGGGCAGTCCTGTTCTGTCCTAGTCACAGCAAACCAGCCTGCAAGGGATTACTATATTGTAGTTTCTTCACGTTTTACTTCTCGTGTGCTCACAACTACTGCTGTTCTCCACTATAAGAACTCATTTACCAGAGTTTCTGGTCCTCCCCCTGGAGGACCTACAATTGATATTGCATCGTCCCTGAGCCAGGCTCGCTCCATACG CTGGAACTTAACAGCAAGTGCACCAAGACCTAATCCACAAGGTTCTTACCACTATGGACTGATCAAGCCTTCGCGCACAATCATTCTTGCAAACTCTGCACCATACATAAATGGGAAGCTGAGATATGCTGTCAACAGTGTCTCTTATGTTCCTGCAGATACTCCTCTGAAGTTGGCTGATTACTTCAAGATTGGGGGAGTCTTCAATCTTGGGAGCATGCCTGATAAACCTTCCTGGGGCAATGCCTATTTTGCAACTGCCGTAATGCATGCAGATTACAGAGCTTTTATTGAGATTGTGTTCCAAAACTGGGAGAACACTGTCCAGTCATGGCATATAGATGGCTTCAATTTCTTCGTTGTGGG TATGGATGGTGGGCAGTGGACACCAGCAAGTAGATCAAAATACAATTTGAGAGACACAGTTTCTCGATGTACCACTCAG GTATATCCCAGATCATGGACTGCAATTTACCTGGCTTTGGACAATGTGGGCATGTGGAACATTAGGTCTGAGAACTGGGAAAGGCAATACTTAGGTCAGCAGTTCTATCTCAGAGTTTATACTCCTTCAAATTCATTGAGAGATGAATATCCAATCCCAAGGAATGCCCTTCTTTGTGGCCGAGCATCAGGCCGCCACACTAGACCTCTTTTTTGA
- the LOC113709350 gene encoding uncharacterized protein — MSNSPSFQSLDNSADTDKSSVTILEEKMVEIPSRSSVRSRVRPYVRSKLPRLRWTQDLHQCFVHAVQRLGGEDRATPKAVLQMMNVKGLTVSHVKSHLQMYRSMMQEQTIKEAGVEAGKGNKMQRGIQQPSYFFLHPTGPPQPQYYHYQYKHRLGFGFPNYYMSTPFLYQNNTPTSITYGAQVYKELLPPTITPGLPNNTWKEMPAAANIEYHRNMFDMQLPLPIFCNDFLGRIDGQAGVNEKNEQVPDEASSSSKKMKKIVEGGCSTIFYKEAPGSSATKDEDDINLELTLG; from the exons ATGAGCAATTCTCCATCTTTTCAATCCCTTGATAATTCTGCAGATACCGATAAGTCGTCGGTTACCATCTTGGAAGAGAAGATGGTTGAAATTCCATCACGGAGTAGTGTTAGAAGTCGTGTGAGACCATATGTCAGATCGAAGTTGCCTAGGCTCCGATGGACGCAGGATCTTCACCAGTGTTTCGTGCATGCTGTCCAGCGCCTCGGCGGAGAAGACA GGGCAACTCCTAAGGCAGTGCTACAGATGATGAATGTTAAGGGTCTCACTGTATCTCATGTGAAGAGTCACCTGCAG ATGTATAGAAGCATGATGCAAGAGCAGACAATAAAAG AAGCAGGAGTTGAAGCAGGTAAGGGCAACAAGATGCAGAGAGGGATTCAGCAACCATCATACTTCTTCCTTCACCCCACCGGCCCTCCTCAGCCACAATATTACCATTACCAGTACAAACATCGTTTGGGTTTCGGGTTTCCTAACTATTACATGAGTACCCCATTTTTGTACCAAAATAATACTCCTACTTCAATTACTTATGGAGCTCAAGTCTACAAGGAGCTGCTTCCCCCAACGATCACCCCTGGGCTGCCAAATAATACATG GAAAGAGATGCCTGCAGCAGCTAACATAGAGTATCACAGGAATATGTTCGATATGCAACTTCCCCTTCCAATTTTCTGCAACGATTTCTTGGGTCGCATTGACGGCCAA GCTGGTGTGAATGAGAAAAACGAGCAAGTTCCGGATGAAGCCAGCTCCAGTTctaagaagatgaagaaaatagtAGAGGGTGGATGCAGCACCATATTTTACAAAGAAGCTCCAGGATCATCTGCCACCAAAGATGAGGATGATATCAATCTTGAGCTCACTCTTGGTTGA